GTGCAGCCTCCTTCAGCCAGGTGAAATACTCCGTCAGGCTGCTCCCGCTCGAAGACCACCCTTCCGGCGTACCGGCCGAATTTGCCGGCGCCGCATACGGCTGTCCCGTTAATCATCTGCGGCTGCTCCAGCATATGGTGGGTGTGCCCGCCCAGAATGGCATGCACACCTTCCAGCTTCTCTGCCAGCCTCTGGTCTGCGGGCAGCCCCAGATGAGACAGAATGATCACAATATCCACCTGTGGGGCAAGCAGCTGAACCTGTTCGCGCAGCGCCTCTTCCGGGTCCAGCACATCCCAGCCGAGCAAGGAATAGAAGGAGGTGAACGCCGCCGTCGCACCAGTCAGTCCAATCTTGATCCCGTCCTTCTCCAGAACCGCGCGGCGCTGCATCCAGTGAGGCGGCTCACCGGTGGCGGACTCCAGGAAATTGCAGCATACCACATGACACTGGATGCCTGTGAATATGGCTGAGAGCATCTCCTTGGAGAAGGTGAGGCCTTCGTTATTACCGATGGTGACTGCATCGTATCCGGTCAAATTCATAATATCGATGTTTGCCTGTCCCATCGTGCCTTCCGTCTCTACAGCGGCGCGGTCCATATGATCGCCGATATCAAGCAGCAGGACCGGCTCCTCGCCCGCCGCTGCCTTCATCGCGGATATCACTGCCGCGAGCGGACTCATCATTTCAAAGTGGCTATGTATATCATTGGTATGAATAATGGTTAATCTTTGCGGCCCAGGCTTCATAAGCTGGCTTCCCTCCCACTTGTACAGCCGTTTATAAAGTAAGCGGCAGGCTTGTTCTGTTCTAGAGTTAGCATAACATTTTCAGACTCAATATGGTATATTGTAATCATTATAAGCTGTCCTAAGCTTAAGTCCAGGAAGGGTGAAGAACGCATGCATATCTCTATCCGTCTGTTCGCCGGTCTGGCCGAAATTATCGGCTCCTCCACTCTGGTCTTCCACGCCCATGAGTCCCCTGTAACAGCAGGCCGGCTGAAGGAACTCCTCTCCGCTTCCTATCCCGATGCCGCGCCGCAGATCAGTGTATCTCTGGTGGCCGTTGATCAGGAATATGCGCCTGATGATACGGATATTACCGAAGGCTCAGAGGTTGCCTTCATTCCACCTGTGTCCGGCGGTTAACCGGACCACTCCCCTTCCGCGAATCTGCACAGCTTCAGAGCAGGGTAGGACCAGCGGGTTGCACAATCTGCAAGCTACAATCAGTACTCTTACACCATTGAATATTGCGGACTTTGTTGCTATGCTGTAAAAAATTGCTATAGTAAGGTGGCCTATTCATTGAGAGTGCACGTGATGGATCTTAAACCGGGTGATCATCTGCGGATGGATACCTTCAGCTCCCGCGGGCTGCATGTACTCCCTAAAGGATCACGGCTGCAAATGGAGGAAATCGCCAAGCTGATACAGCACGGCGTTGATTATGTAGATATTGAAACGGTACAGGAAGAGCCCGCCCCTTCCAGCCGGACCTCAATCATTCAGGCCGCAGCCAGCAGCTTCGATACTACGATTGACGGTTTTGAATCTCTATATATGGAAGCGCTCAGCAAAGGCAGCTTCAATCAGTCCGTGGTGGATGATATTCTTCAGCCGATGTTGTCCACGCTGGACAAACATAAGGACGTAGTGACCCTCCTGCTCCTTCTGGACCGCGAAGATAATTATACCTACAATCATTCCCTTCAGGTAGGCATGCTGTCCTATTATCTTGCCTCGTGGCTTGGTTATTCTAAGTCAGAGTGTTACGAGATCGGGCGTGCGGGATACCTGATTGATATCGGCAAATGCCGTATCTCCCCCGCCATTCTGAACAAGCCCGGCAAATTAACACCTGATGAATACGAAGAGATCAAATTACATACGGTTTACGGGTACGAAATCATACAGAATTCCATGAACGATCCTTTCACAGCTCTGGTTGCCTTGCAGCATCATGAACGCGAGGACGGCTCCGGTTATCCTAAGCAGCTGACCAAGACAGATATTCACCCTTACGCCCAGATTACAGCTGTTGCGGATATTTACAGCGCTATGACCACTCACCGGGTCTATCAGTCCAAGCAGGAGCTGATTTCCGTTCTGCGTGAGATCAACTCCCTCAGCTTCGGCAAGCTGAACGGCAAACCGGTCCAGGCCTTCATCAATCATCTGATGCCTAACTTCATCGGCAAGCGCGTTCTGCTGAGCACCGGTGACATGGGTGTTATTGTGATGAACAACCCGCTGGATGTCTTTCGTCCGCTTGTACAGAGCGAAGGCAGGTTCCTCGACCTGTCACGCGAACGCAAAATTGCCGTCGTTGAGATTTACATGGAGTAGCCTTAACTGAGCATTTTCACACGAAAGGGCTGTCCCGAGTGAGCCATTAATTGGCCAAGCCGGGACAGCCCTTATTCGTGGGTAATATGACAGTAGCCATAGCCCCAATAATTTTACCGGATGAGTGTGAGCAGCAGTTCGCCGCTAGGCACTTCTGTCCCTGTGCTCTTAAGCACATCAAGGTATTGTGCCGAGTTGGTGACAATCACCGGTGTCGCAGTTACAAATCCGGCTGCACGGATGGCTTCAAGGTCAAATTCAAGCAATAGCTGACCCTTGACCACCTTGTCGCCTTCCTTCACTTTTTTGGTAAAATGCTGACCCTTAAGCTTCACGGTATTGACACCGACATGAATCAGCAGCTCCGCACCGCTATCCGAAGTGATGCCGATGGCATGTCCTGTCGGGAATACAGTAGTTACCGTACCGTTCACAGGGCTGGTTAAGATACCGGAAGAAGGCTCAATGACAATACCCTTGCCCATAGCGCCGGAAGCAAAAGCTTCGTCAGGCAGGGTGCCCAGCGGATGCAGCGTCCCCGCCAGCGGGCTTACAACCAGTTCTTTATCAATCAACGTAGGTGTGGTCGTACCCGAGGTTCCTCCTGGGCTAACGGATACAGCAGCATCTGTCTCAGGCTCCTTGTAGCCAAGCACCAATACCAGTACAGCAGCCAGTACAAATGCTACCAGGATACCAATGACTACCCAGACAAATCCGGTGCCGAAATATGTCGGCAGGGCCAGCAGACCCGGCAGCGAGAAGGACAATGCTCTTGCGCCGCCTGTTGCAATAATTGCCCCCCCGATAGCGCCGGAGATACAAGCATAGATGAACGGTTTCTTGAGCTTCAGGGTGACTCCATAAATTGTTGGTTCAGTAATCCCAAAGACCGCAGATAGTGTAGAAGAACCGGCGAGCGCCTTAAGCTGCGGGTTCCGCGATTTCAGGAAGACACCGAACACCGCCCCGGCCTGCGACAGAACGGCCGCACTGAGAATAGGCAGCATGGTATCCTGTCCCAATGTAGCAATATTGCTGAGCATGATCGGCACAAAGCCCCAGTGTACACCAAAGATCACGAATACTTGCCAGAAAGCCCCGGCAATAGCTCCGGCCACAAGCGGACTTAGATTGTAGAGCCAGGTATAGCCGGAGGCCAAGCCGTCACTGATCAGGGAGCCTACAGGTCCGAAGGCCAGGAAGGTAAGCGGAATAACAATGAGCAGCGCGAACATGGGAACGAGAATATTCCGCACGGACTCATGAATGAAGGAACGGAACCAGCGTTCCACATACGACTGCACCCATACCGCCAGAATAATCGGGATCACGCTGGAGGAATAGTTGATCAGTACGATCTTGATTCCCAGGAAGTGCAGCGGGTCAGGCGAGCCTACGGCCGCAATGACTGCGGGATATATCAAGGCTCCGGCTATGGCAATCGACACGAACTGATTCGCCTTGAATTTGCGCGCAGCCGTAACCGCCAGGAAGACAGGCAGGAAATAGAATACGCTGTCGGCAGCCGCATTAAGGATCATGTAAGTACCGCTGGTAGCGCTAATCCACTCCAGGGACAGAATCAGAGCCAGCAAGCCCTTGAGAATCCCCGCCCCGGCCAGTGCTCCCAGAATCGGCGAGAAAATACTCGAAATGATGTCCACCGCTTTACCCAGAACTCCGGTGCTCTCTGAGCTCTCGTCACTGCCGCTTTTCTCCGCATCCTGAAGCGAGGTTTCCTTCATAATCTGCTCGAATACCTGGCTGACATTATTACCGATAACCACCTGGAATTGTCCGCTGTTCTCGACTACTGTAATGACTCCCGGCGTTTTTTCCAGCGCTGCTTTATTGGCTTTGCTGTTATCCTTCAGCTTGAATCTTAAGCGTGTGGCACAATGGAAGACAGAATTCACATTTCCTTCTCCGCCAACGAGTGTGATAATTTGTTTGGATAAATCTTTATTGCTCATTTGGGTTTGCTCCTTTTGAGATCTGTAATATAAGCATCGCTGCAGAGGCGAATGATGCCAGCGTATTCTATTTGTTCCCCTCTGCAAACAAGAAAAACCTGAACTCAAGACAAAAAAGACGTTAGTACACGCTTTTTTGCCATCAGTTCAGGTTTTGCCTGCATGACCAGTTACACCCTGACAGATGATATGAAATTTAAAATATTGTAGTCTTGCGTATCTTACGTGTTAAATGCTACTTGTTACTCCAGGTTATTGCGTTCCGTTACACGCTGAATGTGAATCGTCAAATAGACATATTCATCCTTACTGAGGCTCTGGCCATGGGATTTCTCCAGATATTCATTGATCTTGCCAACGCATTCGAAAGCCTTAACATAGGTTAGCCTCACCTGGTTGTACAGGAACTCTTCCCCGCTGTTATTGGTCTCCTTCTTCATCACCCGCATGGAAAAATACTGCAGATGGGTCAGGAACCGCGAGTAGTTAAGCGAGGTCTCGTCCAGCACCACCTTATAATGATAGGTAACGATGTTCAGAATATTCTGAACAATCTCCGTCATCTTAATCGTCGATCTTACCTCGGTACCATCCATTCTGGCGTTGACCAGGTGGAGGGCAATGAACCCGGCTTCATCCTCACCCAGCGAGAGGCCGGTGGTCTGTTCAATCATCTTCAGGGCATCCAGCCCGATCCCGAATTCCTTCGGGTAAAAGCGCTTGATCTCAAACAGCATCGCATTCTTCAGCTGAATCCCCTTCTCAAAACGCTCCAGCGCAAAATGGATATGATCCGTCAGCGTTAGATAGAGATTATCGTTCAGCTCCGTGTGCAGCACTCCACTCGCGTAGGTGACAATGCCGCTGGCCAGCTCCAGGTGAGCCACCGGAATATCATTCAGCAATTCAGTCAGCCGGGCAGTGAATTCATTCTCATTCAGCAGAAAAATCTTATCCACCTTGGCAGGATCAACATAATCCCCCGCCACCTTATTGAAGGAAATCCCTCTGCCCATCACAATAACCTCCTTGCCCTTCTGGTTCTTGGTCAGGAGCACATTATTGTTCAGCACCTTCTCGAT
The sequence above is a segment of the Paenibacillus sp. FSL R7-0204 genome. Coding sequences within it:
- a CDS encoding bifunctional metallophosphatase/5'-nucleotidase translates to MKPGPQRLTIIHTNDIHSHFEMMSPLAAVISAMKAAAGEEPVLLLDIGDHMDRAAVETEGTMGQANIDIMNLTGYDAVTIGNNEGLTFSKEMLSAIFTGIQCHVVCCNFLESATGEPPHWMQRRAVLEKDGIKIGLTGATAAFTSFYSLLGWDVLDPEEALREQVQLLAPQVDIVIILSHLGLPADQRLAEKLEGVHAILGGHTHHMLEQPQMINGTAVCGAGKFGRYAGRVVFEREQPDGVFHLAEGGCTEVDPALTEELIAPAAAIHLQRGREALEETVAICDRMLPLDLQGESPFGNLLAQAVRQFTGSPISLVNTGQLLGPLPEGNITAGMLHALCPSPINPCIVQLTGKDIRIALEQSLMAEFRNKVIYGYGFRGEVLGTLAVDGLKILYDPRVMPYDNGIAIFAGGEQLEDTKVYSVGTLDMFTFRTGYESIANGREAVYLLPHFLRDLLRMELQRPGSLDECEAVRWERQST
- the moaD gene encoding molybdopterin converting factor subunit 1, whose product is MHISIRLFAGLAEIIGSSTLVFHAHESPVTAGRLKELLSASYPDAAPQISVSLVAVDQEYAPDDTDITEGSEVAFIPPVSGG
- a CDS encoding HD-GYP domain-containing protein, which translates into the protein MRVHVMDLKPGDHLRMDTFSSRGLHVLPKGSRLQMEEIAKLIQHGVDYVDIETVQEEPAPSSRTSIIQAAASSFDTTIDGFESLYMEALSKGSFNQSVVDDILQPMLSTLDKHKDVVTLLLLLDREDNYTYNHSLQVGMLSYYLASWLGYSKSECYEIGRAGYLIDIGKCRISPAILNKPGKLTPDEYEEIKLHTVYGYEIIQNSMNDPFTALVALQHHEREDGSGYPKQLTKTDIHPYAQITAVADIYSAMTTHRVYQSKQELISVLREINSLSFGKLNGKPVQAFINHLMPNFIGKRVLLSTGDMGVIVMNNPLDVFRPLVQSEGRFLDLSRERKIAVVEIYME
- a CDS encoding beta-glucoside-specific PTS transporter subunit IIABC: MSNKDLSKQIITLVGGEGNVNSVFHCATRLRFKLKDNSKANKAALEKTPGVITVVENSGQFQVVIGNNVSQVFEQIMKETSLQDAEKSGSDESSESTGVLGKAVDIISSIFSPILGALAGAGILKGLLALILSLEWISATSGTYMILNAAADSVFYFLPVFLAVTAARKFKANQFVSIAIAGALIYPAVIAAVGSPDPLHFLGIKIVLINYSSSVIPIILAVWVQSYVERWFRSFIHESVRNILVPMFALLIVIPLTFLAFGPVGSLISDGLASGYTWLYNLSPLVAGAIAGAFWQVFVIFGVHWGFVPIMLSNIATLGQDTMLPILSAAVLSQAGAVFGVFLKSRNPQLKALAGSSTLSAVFGITEPTIYGVTLKLKKPFIYACISGAIGGAIIATGGARALSFSLPGLLALPTYFGTGFVWVVIGILVAFVLAAVLVLVLGYKEPETDAAVSVSPGGTSGTTTPTLIDKELVVSPLAGTLHPLGTLPDEAFASGAMGKGIVIEPSSGILTSPVNGTVTTVFPTGHAIGITSDSGAELLIHVGVNTVKLKGQHFTKKVKEGDKVVKGQLLLEFDLEAIRAAGFVTATPVIVTNSAQYLDVLKSTGTEVPSGELLLTLIR
- the licT gene encoding BglG family transcription antiterminator LicT — protein: MIIEKVLNNNVLLTKNQKGKEVIVMGRGISFNKVAGDYVDPAKVDKIFLLNENEFTARLTELLNDIPVAHLELASGIVTYASGVLHTELNDNLYLTLTDHIHFALERFEKGIQLKNAMLFEIKRFYPKEFGIGLDALKMIEQTTGLSLGEDEAGFIALHLVNARMDGTEVRSTIKMTEIVQNILNIVTYHYKVVLDETSLNYSRFLTHLQYFSMRVMKKETNNSGEEFLYNQVRLTYVKAFECVGKINEYLEKSHGQSLSKDEYVYLTIHIQRVTERNNLE